Proteins from one Bacteroides mediterraneensis genomic window:
- a CDS encoding RagB/SusD family nutrient uptake outer membrane protein → MKRKYIRTLFYGGLLSLCCVGMSSCEDYLDKAPESSVNPEDAFKNFRNFQGFTEELYYCIPDFAHGYWNNSFNWGEDELISFSIDYHMGYKIDMGDFWGWQSSYDGWQCGWMDRSNTVANSTDRFQKSLWPLAWYGIRKCNLGIENIDKMVEGTEEQRDLILGQLYFFRGWFHFELMQYFGGLPYIDSVPSSTEPLRNPRLSYQECADRAAEDFRRAADLLPINWDDTTTGKATFGNNQQRINKIMALGYLGKNYLWAGSPLMNYESQGSKTYNADYCKKAADAFAELLTLVEGGQTQYALVDFEHYTDIFYSFKQNSKNPGSTEAIFQTPMYDWWMGSGWCLGPQYVPSILANETNGVVFSPTANYVNYYGMANGLPLNDSDSGFDKEHPWKGRDPRFYADITYDGLQVIENTAKFSADQREKQIQYANLYTGGNYRDVKNESRTGYLLHKFTPLVVNGFDEGLRDYGDALTIQVSWMRLSDIYLMYAESVANGYGSPTSKAGQCQLTALDAVNKIRERAGVDDMASKYAGTLSGFMSELRRERAVELAYEGHRFNDLRRWLLLTEYPYTIKTSQEFDRVELNKEDPTQSRVANFREEVIVTRNFSEKHYWLPLKVSDVNIYPEFTQNPGW, encoded by the coding sequence ATGAAAAGAAAATATATACGTACATTATTCTATGGCGGACTTCTTTCACTGTGCTGCGTAGGAATGAGCTCTTGTGAGGATTATCTTGACAAGGCCCCCGAAAGTAGTGTGAATCCAGAGGACGCATTCAAGAATTTCCGAAATTTCCAGGGATTCACGGAGGAATTGTATTATTGTATTCCTGATTTCGCCCATGGTTATTGGAACAACTCATTCAACTGGGGAGAAGATGAACTTATCTCCTTTAGTATTGATTATCACATGGGATATAAGATTGACATGGGAGACTTCTGGGGATGGCAGTCAAGCTATGATGGCTGGCAGTGTGGCTGGATGGACCGCAGCAATACGGTAGCTAATTCTACCGACCGTTTCCAGAAATCCTTGTGGCCTTTGGCATGGTATGGAATTCGTAAATGCAATCTGGGCATTGAAAATATAGATAAAATGGTGGAAGGTACGGAGGAACAGCGTGACCTGATTTTGGGACAGCTTTATTTCTTCCGCGGATGGTTCCATTTTGAACTGATGCAATATTTTGGCGGTTTGCCTTATATTGATTCAGTGCCTTCTTCTACCGAACCGCTGCGCAATCCGCGTTTGAGTTATCAGGAATGTGCCGATCGGGCTGCGGAAGATTTTCGTCGTGCGGCAGACTTGTTACCTATAAACTGGGATGATACCACTACAGGTAAAGCCACGTTCGGAAATAACCAGCAGCGCATCAATAAGATTATGGCTTTGGGTTATTTGGGTAAGAATTATTTGTGGGCCGGCAGTCCGCTGATGAATTATGAATCTCAGGGCAGTAAAACGTACAATGCGGATTATTGCAAGAAAGCGGCAGATGCATTTGCTGAATTGTTGACTTTGGTTGAAGGTGGTCAGACTCAATATGCTTTGGTTGATTTTGAACATTATACGGATATTTTCTATTCATTTAAACAGAATAGCAAGAATCCGGGTTCTACTGAGGCTATTTTCCAGACACCCATGTATGACTGGTGGATGGGTTCCGGATGGTGTCTGGGTCCACAATATGTTCCTTCTATCCTGGCCAACGAAACCAATGGGGTCGTATTTTCACCCACAGCCAACTATGTGAACTATTACGGTATGGCCAATGGACTTCCGTTGAATGACTCGGATTCTGGTTTTGATAAAGAGCATCCTTGGAAAGGCCGTGACCCACGTTTCTATGCTGACATTACTTATGATGGCTTGCAGGTCATTGAGAATACGGCCAAGTTCAGCGCAGACCAGCGTGAAAAGCAGATTCAGTATGCCAATCTTTATACAGGCGGTAATTATCGTGACGTCAAGAATGAAAGTCGTACGGGATATTTGTTGCACAAGTTCACTCCGCTTGTAGTGAATGGTTTTGACGAAGGTCTGCGTGATTACGGTGATGCCTTGACCATTCAGGTAAGTTGGATGCGTTTGTCCGATATATATCTGATGTATGCCGAATCTGTTGCGAATGGATATGGAAGTCCGACATCCAAGGCTGGACAGTGCCAGTTGACCGCACTTGATGCAGTGAATAAAATCCGTGAACGTGCAGGGGTAGATGATATGGCAAGTAAATATGCCGGCACTTTAAGTGGGTTCATGAGTGAGCTGCGACGTGAGCGTGCCGTAGAATTGGCATACGAAGGACATCGTTTCAATGACTTGCGCCGCTGGTTGCTGTTGACAGAGTATCCTTATACTATCAAGACTTCACAGGAATTTGACCGCGTGGAATTGAACAAGGAAGATCCTACTCAGAGCCGTGTCGCCAATTTCAGAGAAGAAGTTATTGTAACCCGTAATTTCTCTGAGAAACATTACTGGTTACCTTTAAAGGTTTCAGATGTGAATATCTACCCGGAATTTACTCAGAATCCCGGTTGGTAA
- a CDS encoding SusC/RagA family TonB-linked outer membrane protein, whose amino-acid sequence MKNIRIKSVLCIALATPSLYVGAQNLPSDLRGAGSDSLSVAEEELVQVAYRKVNKNDLLGGVSSVNVEELMKKDYFTYSLDGMENMVSGWNGSSLWGMDSYLVLVDGVPRDANNVMPSEIKDITFMKGASAVVLYGSRAAKGVIYITTKRGQIGDTRIDVRGNTGFFVPKSYPKYLGSAEYMTLYNEARVNDGMDPLYSEADIYNYGSGSNPYRYPDVNLYSDDYLKKAYNQSDVTAEISGGSERARFYTNINLYNTGSLLKVGNAKDDRTTRFSVRGNIDVNLGQYVKTYVNANATFYDGRSARGDFWGAAASLRPNRISPLIPVDYIMQNNTDAWNLVNNSRYLIDGKYLLGGTQVDQTNEIANLYAAGVNTYTSRQYQFDMGVDVDLSMLLKGLSFQTRFAIDYSTTYNRYYSDTYATFEPQWSNVNGEDLIVGLTKYGDDVHDGIQHIADSWNRQTMAFSAQLNYNNKFADDHTVSAMLVAAGYQQGESAVYHKTSNVNLGLQVDYDYLSKYYLSFGGALIHSARLPENNRNAFSPSLTLGWRLSKENFLADSSVLDDLMLSVSGSVLNTDLGIDDYYMYESTYDQANGAWWGWADGNQSHATESRRGNNPDLSFIKRKEISVGLRGSLWNKLLTFDASFFKNSLEGMLVQPSNSFPNYFVSYWPESSLLPYLNYNNSTRTGFDVALNFNKKMGEVDFNLGVNATYYTNENTKVDELYEDQYRYRKGKPTDGMWGLQAEGFYNSEEEIQNSGITSSFGELKPGDLKYVDQNGDKIIDEKDEVYLGERYGWQGTPLTVGLNLTLKWKNFTLFALGTGYWGASAFMSSDYYWVFGDKKYSEVVRGRWTPETAETATYPRLTTQTDNHNYRNSDFWMYKTDRFNLSRLQLTYDLPQQWLGNSFVRSFSVYAYASNLLTISKEREKLELNTGAAPQTRFYNIGFKIGF is encoded by the coding sequence ATGAAAAACATACGAATAAAGTCTGTTTTATGTATAGCACTTGCAACTCCTTCATTGTATGTCGGTGCTCAGAATTTGCCGTCAGATTTGCGGGGTGCCGGTTCTGATTCACTGTCGGTTGCTGAAGAGGAGTTAGTACAAGTAGCATATAGAAAGGTCAATAAGAACGATCTTTTAGGAGGAGTTTCTTCTGTGAACGTAGAAGAACTCATGAAGAAGGATTATTTTACCTACAGTCTGGATGGCATGGAAAACATGGTCAGCGGCTGGAATGGAAGTAGCTTATGGGGAATGGATTCCTATTTGGTGTTGGTGGATGGAGTGCCACGCGATGCAAATAACGTGATGCCTTCCGAAATCAAGGATATCACTTTCATGAAAGGTGCTTCGGCTGTTGTTCTTTATGGTAGTCGTGCGGCTAAGGGAGTCATATACATTACGACCAAACGTGGACAAATTGGTGATACTCGCATTGACGTACGCGGTAATACGGGTTTCTTCGTGCCGAAAAGCTATCCGAAGTATCTGGGATCGGCCGAATACATGACTCTTTATAATGAAGCTCGTGTGAATGATGGTATGGACCCATTGTACAGTGAGGCGGACATTTATAATTATGGTTCTGGAAGCAATCCTTATCGTTATCCGGATGTGAATCTTTATTCAGACGATTATCTGAAGAAAGCTTACAACCAGTCGGATGTGACGGCTGAAATCTCAGGAGGTTCCGAAAGAGCACGTTTTTATACCAATATCAATTTGTATAATACGGGGTCTCTGTTGAAAGTCGGCAATGCGAAAGATGACCGTACTACCCGCTTTAGTGTACGAGGTAATATTGATGTCAATCTAGGACAGTATGTAAAAACCTATGTGAATGCCAATGCTACTTTCTATGATGGACGTAGTGCACGAGGCGATTTCTGGGGAGCAGCTGCTTCGTTGAGACCGAACCGTATTTCTCCGCTGATTCCAGTCGATTATATTATGCAGAATAATACGGATGCTTGGAATCTGGTGAATAACAGCCGTTACCTGATTGACGGAAAATATTTGCTGGGAGGTACGCAGGTGGATCAGACCAATGAAATTGCAAACCTTTATGCGGCAGGTGTCAATACTTATACAAGCCGTCAGTATCAGTTTGATATGGGAGTGGATGTAGACCTTTCCATGCTTTTGAAGGGACTTTCATTCCAGACACGTTTTGCCATTGATTATTCCACAACTTACAATCGTTATTACAGTGATACTTATGCCACTTTCGAACCTCAGTGGTCTAATGTCAATGGTGAGGATTTGATTGTTGGCTTGACGAAATATGGCGACGATGTGCACGATGGAATCCAGCATATTGCCGATAGCTGGAACCGTCAGACGATGGCTTTTTCTGCCCAGCTGAACTATAATAACAAATTTGCAGACGACCATACAGTTTCTGCCATGTTGGTTGCTGCGGGTTATCAGCAGGGAGAAAGCGCAGTCTACCATAAAACAAGTAATGTGAACTTAGGTTTGCAGGTAGATTATGATTATCTGAGCAAATATTATCTGAGTTTTGGAGGGGCTTTGATTCATTCAGCCCGTCTTCCGGAAAACAATCGTAACGCGTTCTCACCATCTCTTACTTTGGGTTGGCGCTTGAGTAAGGAAAACTTCCTTGCGGATTCTTCCGTATTGGATGATTTGATGCTGAGTGTGTCAGGTTCTGTATTGAACACTGATTTAGGCATTGACGATTATTATATGTATGAGAGTACTTATGACCAGGCTAATGGTGCTTGGTGGGGGTGGGCCGATGGTAACCAAAGTCATGCCACTGAATCTAGACGTGGTAACAATCCGGACCTTTCTTTCATCAAACGTAAAGAAATCAGCGTGGGATTGCGTGGCTCATTATGGAATAAGCTGCTGACATTCGATGCTTCCTTCTTCAAGAACAGCCTCGAAGGGATGTTGGTACAGCCTTCCAATAGTTTCCCGAACTATTTCGTATCCTATTGGCCGGAAAGTTCATTGCTTCCTTATTTGAATTACAACAACAGCACTCGTACCGGCTTTGATGTAGCCTTGAACTTCAATAAGAAAATGGGTGAGGTCGATTTTAATCTGGGTGTAAATGCGACTTATTATACCAATGAGAATACGAAGGTAGACGAATTGTATGAAGATCAATATCGTTACCGTAAGGGTAAACCTACTGATGGCATGTGGGGATTGCAGGCCGAAGGTTTCTATAATAGTGAGGAAGAAATCCAGAATTCAGGAATTACCTCTTCTTTCGGCGAATTGAAACCGGGTGATTTGAAGTATGTCGATCAGAACGGTGATAAGATTATCGATGAAAAGGATGAGGTTTATTTGGGCGAACGTTATGGCTGGCAGGGTACTCCGCTGACAGTGGGTTTAAATTTGACCTTGAAATGGAAGAACTTTACTTTGTTTGCACTTGGTACGGGTTACTGGGGTGCATCGGCTTTCATGAGCAGTGACTATTATTGGGTATTTGGCGATAAAAAATATTCGGAAGTTGTTCGGGGCCGTTGGACGCCTGAAACGGCTGAAACGGCTACTTATCCGCGCTTGACTACCCAGACCGATAACCATAATTATCGTAATTCAGACTTCTGGATGTATAAGACCGATCGTTTCAATTTGTCTCGTTTGCAGTTGACTTACGACTTGCCGCAGCAGTGGTTAGGCAATTCATTTGTACGTAGTTTTTCTGTATATGCGTATGCGAGCAATTTGTTGACAATCTCAAAAGAGCGTGAAAAGTTGGAACTGAATACAGGAGCGGCTCCTCAGACCCGTTTCTACAACATCGGTTTCAAGATAGGTTTCTAA